A stretch of DNA from Streptomyces rubradiris:
CCTGGAGGTCGAGCTGCGGGTAGCGCTCGTGCACCAGCCGGAGCACGGCCGGCAGCAGATACGGCGCGACGGTCGGGATCACCCCGAGGCGCAAGGCACCGGTGAACGGCGCCCGGACCGCCTCGGCCTCCTCCAGCAGCGCGCCGACCTCGTCCAGCACCGCCTTGGCCCGCACGGCCAGCCGCTCCCCCGCGGGCGAGAGCAGTACTTTGCGCGTCGTACGCTCAAGGAGGGTCACCCCGAGGGTCTCCTCCAGCGCGGAGACGGCGCCGGACAGGGCGGGCTGGCTCATCCCGATGGCCGCCGCCGCGTCCCGGAAGTGCAGATGCTCGGCGACGGCGACGAACGCCCGCAGCTGCGACAGGGTCGGCTGCCGTCGCTTTCCGTTGCCCATCGTCACTGATAAGCACCTCCAATCAACACGACCGAGTGTAGCTATTTCCCTAATCAATGCACCCTGTGCCACCATCGGCAGAGTCCAACCCCCATGGGAAACGCCCCAAAAGGGAAGTTTCTTCGCTGCAAGGAGAGCCTGTGCTCACTGTCGGTGACAAGTTCCCCGAGTTCGATCTGACCGCCTGCGTCTCGCTCGAGAAGGGCAAGGAGTTCGAGCAGATCAACCACAAGTCCTACGAGGGCAAGTGGCTCGTGGTCTTCGCCTGGCCCAAGGACTTCACGTTCGTGTGCCCGACCGAGATCGCCGCGTTCGGGAAGCTGAACGACGAGTTCGCCGACCGCGACGCCCAGATCCTCGGCTTCTCCGGTGACTCCGAGTTCGTCCACCACGCCTGGCGCAAGGACCACCCGGACCTGACCGACCTGCCGTTCCCGATGATGGCGGACCCCAAGCACGAGCTGATGCGCGACCTCGGCATCGAGGGTGAGGACGGCTACGCCCAGCGCGCCGTCTTCGTCGTCGACCCGAACCGCGAGATCCAGTTCACGATGGTCACCGCCGGCTCCGTGGGCCGTAACCCCAAGGAGGTCCTGCGGGTGCTGGACGCCCTGCAGACCGACGAGCTGTGCCCGTGCAACTGGTCCAAGGGCGACGAGACCCTGGACCCGGTCGCGCTGCTGGCTGGTGAGTGACCCGTGTCGATCGACTCCCTGAAGTCCCGTATCCCGGACTACGCCAAGGACCTGAAGCTCAACCTGGGCTCGGTCATCGGCAACTCGGAGCTGCCGGCGCAGCAGCTGTGGGGCACGGTGCTGGCGACCGCGATCGCCTCCCGCTCCCCGATCGTGCTGCGTGAGCTGGAGCCGGAGGCGAAGGCGAACCTGTCGC
This window harbors:
- a CDS encoding peroxiredoxin, whose translation is MLTVGDKFPEFDLTACVSLEKGKEFEQINHKSYEGKWLVVFAWPKDFTFVCPTEIAAFGKLNDEFADRDAQILGFSGDSEFVHHAWRKDHPDLTDLPFPMMADPKHELMRDLGIEGEDGYAQRAVFVVDPNREIQFTMVTAGSVGRNPKEVLRVLDALQTDELCPCNWSKGDETLDPVALLAGE